One stretch of Bordetella avium DNA includes these proteins:
- a CDS encoding 3-ketoacyl-ACP reductase — protein MSGKLAYVTGGMGGIGTSICQRLAKDGFRVVAGCGPSRNYQQWLDEQAAQGYTFHASVGNVSDWDSTVQAFNRIKNELGEIDVLVNNAGITRDGLFRKMTVDDWRAVIDTNLNSLFNVTKQVLDSMVDRQWGRIINISSVNGQKGQFGQTNYSTAKAGIHGFTMALAQEVASKGITVNTVSPGYIGTDMVRSIRPDVLEKIVATIPVRRLGSPEEIASICSWLASDESGFATGADFSLNGGLHMG, from the coding sequence ATGAGCGGAAAACTGGCGTATGTGACAGGCGGCATGGGGGGCATTGGAACCTCCATCTGCCAGCGTCTGGCCAAAGATGGCTTCCGTGTGGTGGCGGGCTGCGGGCCCAGCCGCAATTACCAGCAGTGGCTGGATGAGCAGGCTGCGCAGGGCTACACTTTTCATGCGTCGGTGGGCAATGTTTCCGATTGGGACTCTACCGTCCAGGCTTTCAATCGCATCAAGAACGAACTTGGCGAGATCGATGTCTTGGTCAATAACGCGGGCATCACGCGTGACGGCTTGTTCCGCAAAATGACGGTCGATGACTGGCGCGCCGTTATCGATACCAACCTGAACAGCCTGTTCAACGTCACCAAGCAGGTGCTGGACTCGATGGTCGATCGCCAATGGGGCCGCATCATCAATATCAGCTCGGTCAATGGCCAGAAAGGGCAGTTCGGTCAGACGAATTACTCCACAGCCAAGGCGGGCATTCACGGCTTTACGATGGCTTTGGCCCAGGAAGTCGCCAGCAAGGGCATTACCGTCAACACGGTGTCGCCCGGCTATATCGGCACGGATATGGTGCGCTCTATCCGTCCCGACGTGCTCGAGAAAATCGTGGCCACGATTCCCGTGCGCCGTCTGGGCTCTCCCGAAGAGATCGCCTCTATCTGTTCCTGGCTTGCTTCTGATGAGTCGGGTTTCGCCACCGGTGCGGACTTCTCGCTCAATGGCGGCCTGCACATGGGCTGA